From the genome of Lysinibacter sp. HNR:
TTGCGACGGGGTGCGACCCGCAGAGATAAGGATGAGTGGCTAATCATCACGTTTTAGCAAAGACCGAATATGGTCATCGCTTTCACGCTTTATAAATTATGTCCCCCAGTATTTTCCTCATGAGTTTTACAGTGTGATAGCCGTTGACGGGAGCGGAGTTCCTGCGCCGTGCCCGTCACTGTTGTGACACCGACACGGACAGGTGGCGATCCTCTCGCCCACCTCTACAAAAGGCATTGAACTAGCACACGTTTCACGCGCATGAGGATGTTGACACATGGTTTCAACTGAAACGGGATTTCGGTTGCGCCTCTGCATCAGAATCCTGCTCTTTTCCCCGGCGGACGCTGTGAGCGTCCACAGTTTTACCCTGACGATATCTCCGACCTCGTCAAGGCCAAATGTCCAGCACTTTGCTGATCGACTCGCTCCGAAAACCGTTTTTACTAAAAATTGAACGATGAGATAGAGCCCAGCGACAACTGCGGCACCGATAAAGAGCAGGACGATAATCAACGACGCCGACGCACCAATCCATACCGATGTTTATCATCGCTGTCCCAGCCCGGAACCTTTTCGTCAAGCCACGCACCGCGAGCCTCTTCCAGCTGGCCCTCCATCCGCAATTTACGCTGATGACTGGTCCATTTTCCTACCCCTGCAACCGTTGGTCGCGGGAACCCACCCGACTCTTCAACGTATTTCACTAGATCCTCGGCCAGGAGCATCCACATCTCATAGCCAGGAGCGTCTTTGTCGATTTCTGCCACTTTAATTTTCCTTAGTGTGTTTATGTATGAATGTGATTGCATCATTTGTGATGCGGACCCATTAGGAGGATTCGATATCTTAATCGGCATCGCCTCTGCAACGTGCCAAGATCCTCAAAGCATTTGCCTATGTGCATTCGATGGGGGGAGTCGAAAGCCAATCAGGGATTACAACTCATGAACTGTGCCCTGGATAATGGAGTCACCCCGGGCCACAAAGATCGCAAGCAATTAGGTATAAGCAAATTGTATCCTCATTCAGCCTTGATGCAATCACATATATTTCTTGTTGGGTCAACTGAGTTCACGTATTTTACTTTTTAAACATAAAAAACGTGCCCCCTGTATCCCCAACTACCTATTTTATGCGTTGATAAACAAAAAACTCCTGCTGATACTGATAATCAGCCCGAAGATTGCCGTGAGAATAGCGTGAACAATAAATATCACCCCTTTTTAAGCCGGGTTAATAATTTTGTTTTGATCCTGGAAAAACAATAATTTCACACCGCAAACCAAAATTTACAACCGGATATGCACTCAAAAAGCATAAATTCGGTATCCCATTACTTGCACTCAGTTCTTACTTCACGCTCTCCATCCCCATCACAAGCTTCAGGGAATCAGCGTGCAGTTATAACCTCCGCATTACCCTCACTGATGATTCAGCGCAGAAGCAATGGTCCAGATTACTGGATAGGTCACCAATCCCGTGAACATACCGTTGCTCGACGAAAAAGACGCGGTCAACTCAGTCGTCTGCGCGGTAACATCGTTCCAAAACAAAGACTCGTTTGCGTTTGCACTGGAACCGCCAGAGGCAACAAGCAAGATCTCCTCGCTTCCCACACCCGTAATGGTGTAACCGGGTGCTCCGTTAAACGTTGTTGCTCCTTCGGGGAGAGAAAAAGCTCCCCCGTGAACGTTCTGATCGCGGACAGACAGATTCACCCACTCATTAAAAACGATAGAAGAGAGGTCAGTAATCTGATTTGCATCCAGATTAATATCGTAGGGATACAGAAAACCTGCAAGCGGCCCCACATCAGTGATGCTGTTATTACTCAGATTCATCACCATCAGATACGGTGACTGCGTAAGCGGCCCCACATCCACAATGAGGTTAGAGGAGAGATCCACCAAAGACAGTGAAGAAACGTTGTTCAGGGGTGAGAGATCGGCAATGCTATTGTGAGCTAACCAAATCTGGGATAACTGAGCTTTATCGCTCAGCGCGGAGATATCTTCAACACCGGCACCCTCAAGCACAAGCGCCACCAGGCTATCCATGCCGGATACAAACCCCAGTGTGCCATCGGTGTTTCCCGCCGCGCCCAAGTTAAGATCGGTAAGCGAGATGAGGGTAGCCAATGGATCTGCAGATTGAAACGCTGTTCCTGAAAGCGAAAGGTGCTCCAACTGGGTAAGAGGGGACAGCGGGGCGAGGTCGGTAATCGTGCTGTTATTAAGATCCAGGTAGGTTACCTGAGTAAGGTCAGCCAAAAAATCATAGTTGTTAAGCCTCAGATTGTTCAGGGTAAGGGAACGCAATACTGTGAGCTCAGCAAGCTGTTCAGGGTTATCAAAACCATCAGAGGTCAGGGTGAGAAATAGGAGTTCGGGCAGTGTGGTCAGGGCAGAGATATCACGTACGGTGGAGGTCTCAATCTTGACACTCGCGAGCTGCGACAACCCACTAAGTGGCGAAATGTCGCTAACCTCAGAGAGTGGTCCCAGCTCAAAAACCCGCAGGTTAACCGCATATTCCATTCCTGCAATTCTCTGAGGGGCCGGAGAGTCGTCATATCCGACGCTAAAGTATTGAAGCTGTGCCATATCTCCCACCGTGATGGGGGTTGATACGTCTCGGCTTAGCAACTGATTGACCAAATAACTCAGGACGGAGTCTATTCCCTCAATAACACGGTCGGGATTATCAACAGCCCGAGACACAGAAGCTGGCACCAGAGGCTGCTCCCGCAGGTCACGCAAACCGTCCAGGGTGTCATTTCGTGTTTCTACCGCCGAACGAAAAGCCGCGTCGGTAGCTCCAGAAGCGATACCCATATTCACAGTGTGATCTCGACCTGTGTTCGGTAAACTGCGTGAGTCTCGGGTGTCGGTTAGATGAAAAGTCGCGACCTCCTTCGGAAGCGGCTGCGGTTGAGCAACAGCTTGGACGGGAGAGAAAGCAACAAGGGATAACGCCAGAATCAGGCCAGCCGCCACAGCGGCATAGACCGTATAGCGCGGACCTCTCCGGAACAGTGTCAGATCACGCGCTTTATTGTTCGATAACGATGTATAGATGTGCAGAGTCACGATAGCCTCATAACGATCGGGGAGATGAAGGGGAAACAGGGGGCGCAGACGAGGAGCACACACGACACAGCCTCACTCTGCAGACGAGAAAAACCTCGCTGGATAAGCTGTTAAGTTGTAAACCGGGGAGATGTTGCCCTCAAGTCTATGTGAGGCCGATATGCGACCACCCGCTCCCGAATAGTTTTCATCCCTCGAAGGATTTAGAAAACCACCACCGGGGCATGAGGCGGCAAGCTAAGCGCTACTGGCACGTCGAGAGCACACGCCTGAACGCTGACAACACGAAGAAAGACTCTCGCCCCCCCCCACCCCTTTTCGATAAGGCGTGGAAGAACGAGAGTCTCGTGCAGGTTTTTACCTCCTGCTTTTCGCGGGTAGAACAGCACCCCGCAAACGATGACGCAAGGCAAGCACCCCGCCGAGGACAATCAGCAAGGCTGCCCCCACTAGTTGCGAGGAAAAACCATCAGAGCCTGTATGCGCAAGCGATGCTCCCTCGTTATTCTTGCCTTTTTCCCCATTTGAAACAGATTGCCCAACGGGAAGCGCCGCATCAGAGCCCCCCGGAGTCCCCGGCTGTTTCGGACCCTCTGGCCCTTCGGGAGCCTCAGGGCTCTCCGGAACCTCAGGGCTCTCTGGAACCTCAGGGCTCTCTGGAACCTCAGGTCCTGGATCCGGCATCGTCGCGAACACCATAACTGAGTGCTCACGAACATCCGACCCAGCAGCATTCCGAGCCTCCACCATAAACGAGAACTCACCAGCCTCACCCAGAGTCCCTGAAATCGCACCCGTAGCCTCATCCAGTTCCAACCCCACAGGCAACGAACCATCCAACACCGTAAACGTCATCGGAGTAACACCCGTTGCAGTAACACTATGCGAGAACACCTCACCCACAACACCATTATCAGGATCACCCGAAGTAATCACCGGAACATCAGCCACAGCCCACACCCGAACTGAGTGCTCTTGCAGATCAATACCAGCCGGATTTCGAGCCTCCACCATAAACGAGAACTCGCCTACCTCTTCCAGCGTCCCCGAGATCAGGCCATTTTCCTGAAGCTCCAGCCCTGTCGGCAGTACACCCGCTCCTAGGGCAAAGATGATGGGCTCCGACCCGGTAGCTGTTACCGTGTGTGAATGATTTTCACCTACAACACCATCACCCATCACAGGAGAGGTAATCACCGGAACATCAGCCACAGCCCACACCCGAACTGAGTGCTCACGAACATCTGACCCAGCAGCATTCCGAGCCTCCACCATAAACGAGAACTCACCAGCCTCACCCAGAGTCCCTGAAATCGCACCCGTAGCCTCATCCAGTTCCAACCCCACAGGCAACGAACCATCCAACACCGTAAACGTCATCGGAGTAACACCCGTTGCAGTAACACTATGCGAGAACACCTCACCCACAACACCATTATCAGGATCACCCGAAGTAATCACCGGAAGGTCTGCTTTCTCCCACACACGCATCACATAATTCTGGACAATATATTCGCGCTCACTTGCTCCCAGAACCCAAATCCAAACCTCAAATTCCCCTGCTTCACTTGGCACACCAAAGATCACGCCACTACCTGGGGCAAAATTCAACCCAGACGGCAATGCGCCGTCTTTAATACCAAAGAGCACCGGGGGGTGGCCAATGGTTACTATTTCATGGCGATATTCCTCCCCCACGAAGCCGGGTGCTGGGGAACCCGAGAGAACCTCTAGTGGAGGCCACCCTGTGACCGTATGCTGTTGTGTGTCTACCCCAACATCATTCCGAGCTTCCACGGTAAACGTGGAGTCGCCGAGCTCTTCCCACACTCCCGAGATCACACCCGTGACCTCGTCCAAGACAAGCCCGGCAGGAAGTGAACCTTCCAACACACTAAACGTCATAGGCCCGCGTCCCGATGCGGTAATAGTGTGCGAAGCTTCCAAACCTACAGTGCCATCTCTCATCACAGGGGACGTAATTACCGGCTCCTCTGACAGCACTCGCATCAGGTAGCCACGCGTGTCTACCCCAAACTCATTTCGCGCCTCCAGCGTAAACGTGAACTCGCCGGCCTCTTCCGGGGTTCCTGCTATCACACCCGTAACCGCGTCTAGTTCCAATCCAGCAGGCAAGGAACCGTCAGACACGCCAAAGGTTACCGGATCAACCCCCGTCGCCGTCACCGTGTGTGAGAACGGGCGTCCAACCATACCGTCCTCAGGGTCGCCCGATGTAATCACTGGAGGCTCTTCGACAGCAAGAACCAAATCGTAGGACAAACTATCGTCG
Proteins encoded in this window:
- a CDS encoding Ig domain-containing protein, translated to MPSKMDTLYEAAVLEQDATENAESVVYPSPPVSVPKEDQGDDSADKTSLKSKTNEDNKQNISAEAEEVRLSSDYDDSLSYDLVLAVEEPPVITSGDPEDGMVGRPFSHTVTATGVDPVTFGVSDGSLPAGLELDAVTGVIAGTPEEAGEFTFTLEARNEFGVDTRGYLMRVLSEEPVITSPVMRDGTVGLEASHTITASGRGPMTFSVLEGSLPAGLVLDEVTGVISGVWEELGDSTFTVEARNDVGVDTQQHTVTGWPPLEVLSGSPAPGFVGEEYRHEIVTIGHPPVLFGIKDGALPSGLNFAPGSGVIFGVPSEAGEFEVWIWVLGASEREYIVQNYVMRVWEKADLPVITSGDPDNGVVGEVFSHSVTATGVTPMTFTVLDGSLPVGLELDEATGAISGTLGEAGEFSFMVEARNAAGSDVREHSVRVWAVADVPVITSPVMGDGVVGENHSHTVTATGSEPIIFALGAGVLPTGLELQENGLISGTLEEVGEFSFMVEARNPAGIDLQEHSVRVWAVADVPVITSGDPDNGVVGEVFSHSVTATGVTPMTFTVLDGSLPVGLELDEATGAISGTLGEAGEFSFMVEARNAAGSDVREHSVMVFATMPDPGPEVPESPEVPESPEVPESPEAPEGPEGPKQPGTPGGSDAALPVGQSVSNGEKGKNNEGASLAHTGSDGFSSQLVGAALLIVLGGVLALRHRLRGAVLPAKSRR